gtatgaaaaaaaaaagttaaaagaaaattaaatgatCAAGTTGTACATACTAGATGAATGCAAATGAAAAAACTGAGATTATGAGAGCAAAATGATTCGAGAAGGTAGTGGAATGAAGATTAAGAGGATTCTGGAGGGTTTTAGAGATTCTGAGAATGAGTAGAGTGGTAGAGGTGAGTAGTGGGTTTTAAatgaaacattttatataagGGTCACTGATACGCTGTCATtcaagctatcaaattaatactatttttcaaGGCAACTTTACTATTGTCAAGTCAGTAGTCAAGAAAGTATATAGgattaaagtaaccctgagttaGTCAGTAGTCAAGAAAGTAGATTGgattaaagtaaccctgagttgtctcccaacgaatacggaattgctttttaatatttgactcttatgaatgttatgcaatgctcaagaataGAACTGAGAAACTATGCTAATGGAGTTAATATTTGTAGAATGTTTGAAGAACAAAGAGGAAACTTAGAAAAGATAATGATGAAATAGGATAATTCCACtatttttccaagatagattcattaTTGGTTATCCACAAATCATTactcaattgattattgttcaagtttaaagttaattaaagtacattcttaattaatttgagggcgatcatgtaattaaccaaagtagattctcaatcaaatgcaagacctttctaATCGTATGAAAGAtcctaaattcaatcaaagtacattcttagtCAAACCTAtaaacccttgaactcatatgattaatatgcatgtagattcaaacaccttatgatgcaaaaatcattccttttaatatgattgagagatgaaagacatagaagaagaataacttaaatcaataatcaaaagaaacaaattcattaattcaacttaacctcataatccataatgaaattacagtggAATAGTCCTAGAAGCATAGTCGTCCATGAAGGGAGTGAAACACatggtaaaataaaagtgaaaggaATGGTGGATGCTAGCTTCCAAGGAGGAATctgagagaatgaatgagttaTGATTTTTACCTCCCTTGAGTCTCTTGGCTTGATTGAGCTTGGACTCAGAATCTTTTGTTGAtaagatcttttatcttatatataatatcttccaaatatttaataaatttaatcggtttttgagaatatttgataatatcttttctagattcaaaaagatttagcaaatattatcttttaatatttattgatatagttaaataaggtaattatttaacaatatcaaataaaatatcttaagatatattttctccaaattatcttttaaaatatctaacagatttaaacttgttcaaaattacatttcaaccctttttatttcattcaaaattgCACAGAAATTCAGAAATTTCCTATAATTGCACTtacccttttctttcttttcaaaattgcaattaaaactttaattccAGTTGCATCAACAAACATTAGACCATCCAAAATAATTTTTGCAACTAAAAGCACATTTTAAACCTCTTTAATTCGGCAAACCCGATAAAgtcaatcatcacaaatcttattcaaatcaaacatttaagcacaattattccactaaaaatttgaaattaagtcTAAAATGTGAGCATAAATATGCACCATCAGTTAGCCtttcaaagttaaaaattttaaactcgTTGTTTCTCACCCGCGAGTGGCGGCTTAAGTGCCAACTCTGCCGCTTGAGTTGTAGGCTTAGTTAGATTTTTGAAAGTGCACTCATGGTCAAATTTCTGCGAATCCTTCTAGAATGATCtaatctttcttttattctacAAGCTTCCTAACTATGCAAACATCATGCAATTATgacaaaatttaaatctaatcATGCAACAAGAAAACTATCAAATAATGCAACAACTAATAactaaacaaaacaataaaattatttaaatcaacGAAGCCCTCGGTCAAGGATGATTCAAGTCGACTCTTGGTTAGGAATGACTTAGGCCAACCCTAGGTCAAGGATGCATCGGGCCGACTCTTTGTGAAGGACGACTCGAACCAATCCCCAATCGAAAAAGATTCAAGTCGACCATTGGTTGAGGATGACTTGGTCGACCCTCGACCGAGGACGACTCGACCCAACCCTTTATTGAGGACGATTCGGGTCAATAATCAGTCCGAGATGACTTGAGTCAATCTTCGATTAGAAGTTATTCTAGACAATCCTCAATTAGGGACAACTCGAGCCGACCCTCTACCAATTACCAGTTGAACTTATCTTGAACCGTGACTCGAAGAGATCTTCAGTCAGGGTCAACTTAGCTAATGTTTGGTCTTGGTCATGTCAGCCTCGACCGACTTGAGCCGACCTTCATCTTGGGACGACATACATACAATCAGAACTGACTCGAGATGACTTCCCTTTGGGATCACCTCTGTAGGGGCATATTCAAGATGACCTTCTAATGAGACCGATGTTGGCCAACATTCAATCAAAACTAACTCCAATCGACCTTCAACTAAGACTGACCTTTCTTCAAGACCAACTCATGTCTACCTTCAACCTCTTATTCAACCGCATTGACTCGATTTAAACtcacattaattttaaatttttaaaatttcataaaatgatGTAATCTAAATCAAAGTCAAATCCaattaagtaaattaaaattttgatttttttaaaattcaaaaatattatccatatataaattcaaataaattaaattctaaatctaaaaatataaatttaagtttgaaataaatccatttaaataaacttaaaataatataaatttaaattattatagattAGATCTCGAATCTTTTATCAtccttaaataaaactaatgCCACGTACACTGACAAACAATGAATCATTGACCGGAAGTATTTCCATGTGTGACAAAGTGAACTAAAATCACATAACTCATAATTACTCAAGCCAACAAAAAccctaaatataaaatatttaatctcttCGTTAAGCAGTGAAAGAAacatcacaattaattaaatagtCACATGTGCCATTGACCTTAAGAAGTAAATGCAAAACCAGCGAACTCCACAAAACTATAACGACTCAAAGACACCTCAAATAAAACCAACTTAAAAGATAATGTCAAATAATCTCCAACTTAAAAGATAATGTCAAACAATATccttttatattacattaactCCTTTTGTATTTACTTGTTCCTTGAGAATGCCCACATGTTGACGCTGATATAGCCTCATGACTCCTCAAGATGTTGGAAAAATAGTATCTTTAATGCTTGAGGAAATTGACTTGAATTCAGATATCgttaatttatcaaaataagaCTAAATACATATCTTTTTAGAATAGactaaaatatgaattatttaataaatgtgtcaactatttagtttaattaaactaaacatagataaataacataatataaatttgtaatttaacagttaaattgaaaaaacattcagttacaaataatttaacattcGATAAAAATTGACTGCACCTATCAACATTATTGTTCACATTAATGAGTAACATTAATAACATATCACTTCCAAGCACAATGAATCTTAAACTCCTTATGCACTGATGGAATTCACAATTTACAATCTCCAGCGTACATGAAGGCTGTCTACGTAAAACATAGGCATATATTATTTGAACCCCGCAAgtttatcaaagaaaaagctacttttgattaaaataaaaaccataTATAAACCAGATACAGATAAAAATATGGTGTTGGCAACCATAAAAGTTGAAATGAATTACAGCAATCATAACCAAGATGCTTTGCAACTAAATCTAAAGATGAACAAAACCTTGCCCATTTCAATTTCATGAcaaatgaaacataaaatacTGCCTAATAATGCTGGATCATGAGCCACATCACACTATCAACACAGTATTCTTAAAACATTAACCCCACTGTCAAGGCAAGCATTTAGCAAGAATGACAACAGCACCCTTCGCAATCATGCCTGGTTTGCACCACCCCTTGTACGTCCACCCATTCGGCCCCTGCCCCGTCCATAACCCCTTCCTCCACCTCTGCCTCTTTCATACCCACCACCTCTGCCACCTTCATAACCACCACCTCTGCCACCTTCATAACCACCACCTCTGCCACCTTCATAACCACCACCTCTGCCACCTTCATATCCACCACCCCTCCCCCCTTCATACCCACCACCTCTGCCGCCCTCATATCCACCACCCCTCCCACCCTCATATCCACCACCCCTCCCCCCTTCATAACCACCACCCCTCCCCCCTTCATAACCACCACCCCTCCCACCTTCATAACCACCACCCCTCCCACCTTCATAACCACCACCCCTCCCACCCTCATACCCTGCACCTCCACCCCTCCCACCTTCATAACCACCGCCCCTCCCACCCTCATACCCTGCACCTCCACCCCTCCCACCATCGTAACCTGTACCTGTTGCAAAATGCCACAGTTGAAGGATCAGATTAAACCTGGGCGAGTATCTTTCAGGCCTACATccttaaaaatttataacaagTTTTTCCTGTATGATGGGATCGATCCGAAAAGCACATACTTCAGGCATTGACACAAGACTAGGTGAAGAGTAGAAATATTCTTTATCCATAGACAACAGAAGAAAATAAACCCAGAACATTTGCTCGTTATACCACCATAGATGGAAAACCTCATAACACATCATCACAAAATATGGGGAGAATAAGtatcaattaaacttaccacgATAACCCCAACCTCTACCTCGCCCACCACCTCGTCCCCGGTTTGAATAACCCCCATTATCTGGCAGTGGACAAAGcacaaataaaaattctaattaaaaaacaGGCATATAAACaaccaaaactaaaatgaacaaGCAAAGTAAATGAAATGCCAAAATAATGTAAAGTATATAAACCACCAAAAATAATATGAACCAACGCATTACAACTCAGTAAGCAGAATGGATAATACCTTGATAATTTGCATAACCCCCCTGGTAGTATCCATATCCACCTTGATAATTTCCATAACCACCTTGATAGCCATAACCACCCCTTCCCCAATTCCTTCCTCTTCCTCTCCCCCGACCCCGACCTCGTCCTCGCCCATATGAATCTAAATTAAGATATTACATGTGCTGAAAGTTagaaattattgtatttaa
This sequence is a window from Vigna angularis cultivar LongXiaoDou No.4 chromosome 2, ASM1680809v1, whole genome shotgun sequence. Protein-coding genes within it:
- the LOC108327416 gene encoding glycine-rich cell wall structural protein 1.8; this translates as MDRYQKVEKPKPESPINENEIRITTQGAIRNYITYATSLLQEKHAREIVLKAMGQAISKTVAIAEILKKRIPRLHQDTGISSVSITDVWEPIEEGLVPVEMTRHVSMISITLSARELNKNSPGYQAPSNVEQPKPHTNYQQQPIKPARVPYNALNEDSYGRGRGRGRGRGRGRNWGRGGYGYQGGYGNYQGGYGYYQGGYANYQDNGGYSNRGRGGGRGRGWGYRGTGYDGGRGGGAGYEGGRGGGYEGGRGGGAGYEGGRGGGYEGGRGGGYEGGRGGGYEGGRGGGYEGGRGGGYEGGRGGGYEGGRGGGYEGGRGGGYEGGRGGGYEGGRGGGYEGGRGGGYEGGRGGGYERGRGGGRGYGRGRGRMGGRTRGGANQA